In Candidatus Contubernalis alkalaceticus, the genomic window CTAAGCATCACCGGAACATCAAACTGCTCACTTAAATTCAGAGCGGCTCCCACAAAATCTTTAGCCTCCTGACTGTCGCTGGGCTCCAGAAGAGGAACCTTGGCAAACCTGGCAAACAACCGGTTGTCCTGTTCATTCTGGGAGCTGTGCATCCCGGGGTCGTCTGCAGAGATTAACACCATCCCCCCGTTGACTCCGGTGTAGGCAAAAGTCATCAGCGGGTCCGCCGCCACGTTAACCCCTACGTGCTTCATGGCTACCAGGGTCCGGGCCCCAGCCAGGGAGGAACCGATCCCCACCTCCAGGGCTACTTTCTCGTTACAGGACCACTGGGCATATATATCTTCATATTTAGTAATATTCTCCAATATTTCGGTGCTGGGTGTACCCGGATAAGCAGCCGCAACCTTAACCCCGTGCTCATAGGCCCCCCGGGCGATAGCTTCATTTCCTGTCAGTATTGCCTTTTTCATTCATTGCCCCCCTTTAACTATATTTGCCTTTTATCTATCACTCTTTTAGCCTTACCTTCGCTCCGTTGGATGGTCTTAGGTTCCACCAGCTTAACCCGCACATCAATAGAAAGGACCGTGTTCAATTTTCCCCGAATTTTATTCTCCATGGCCTCCAGGTCTCGGAAACTGCCGGTAAACATTTCTTTTTCCATCTCCACCTGCACTTCTATGTTGTCCAAATGGCCCTTACGGTCCACAATAATCTGATAAATAGGGGCCAGCCCCTTAACTTCCATTAAGACACTCTCGATCTGAGAGGGGAAAACATTAACCCCTCGAATAATCATCATATCATCAGTCCTGCCGGTGACCTTTTTCATCCGGGCGGTGGTGCGGCCGCAGGCACAAACGTCATCCCATAATATAGAAATATCCTTGGTGCGGTATCGAATCACCGGGAACCCTTCTTTAGTCAGAGTGGTAAAGACCAGCTCTCCCTCCTGACCAAATCCCAGGCTTTCCCCAGTTACCGGGTCAATAATTTCCGGTATAAAATGGTCTTCAGAAATATGCAGCCCCTTAAATTCCAGACACTCCCCGGAAACCCCTGGGCCGATAATTTCACTCAATCCATAGTTATCCGTGGCAGTAATCCCCCACTTGGCCTGGATTTGTTCCCGCATGCTTTCAGACCAGGGTTCAGCCCCAAAAAGCCCAATCCTCATCTTCAGCCTGTCCAAATCAATGCCCGACTCCTGGATTACCTCCGCCATGTACAGTGCGTAAGAAGGGGTGGAGACCAGCACCGTAGTCCCGAAATCCTCCATGAGCATAATTTGACGCCGGGTATTACCCACCGAAGCAGGGATAATGGTGGTCCCCACCTTCTCCAGCCCATAATGCAGGCCGAACCCTCCGGTAAACAAACCGTATCCAAAGCAAATCTGAACCACATCCTCCTCCGTAACCCCCGCCTGGGATACAATCCGAGCAATAAGTTCCGCCCAGGTGTTTAAGTCTTTTTGGGTATATCCCACCACAATAGGTTTACCGGTGGTGCCCGAAGAGGCATGCAGCCGGACAATCTTATTCATAGGCTCTGCAAAAAGC contains:
- a CDS encoding phenylacetate--CoA ligase family protein produces the protein MIWDKKYECMDREQLRGLQSERLVKVVQRVYDQVPFYRQLFEQEGIEPTDIKGVEDISKLPFTTKDALRDNYPFGLFAEPMNKIVRLHASSGTTGKPIVVGYTQKDLNTWAELIARIVSQAGVTEEDVVQICFGYGLFTGGFGLHYGLEKVGTTIIPASVGNTRRQIMLMEDFGTTVLVSTPSYALYMAEVIQESGIDLDRLKMRIGLFGAEPWSESMREQIQAKWGITATDNYGLSEIIGPGVSGECLEFKGLHISEDHFIPEIIDPVTGESLGFGQEGELVFTTLTKEGFPVIRYRTKDISILWDDVCACGRTTARMKKVTGRTDDMMIIRGVNVFPSQIESVLMEVKGLAPIYQIIVDRKGHLDNIEVQVEMEKEMFTGSFRDLEAMENKIRGKLNTVLSIDVRVKLVEPKTIQRSEGKAKRVIDKRQI